TGACTATTTCCaccaatttgtttttaaaaataattgtccaATCAACTACCTTTCTTCTCCCTTGATATCATTGTTTGTGTTGTAGCAAGTCCAGAGAATGTTAGCTTTGGGAGAATCAGTCTGCAGTTCACagtggaaatggaagaaaaatgcTCTCACTATCAGGGGTGTAAATTAATGGGTGTAATTTGGGCTTCATGGAGTCGAGggccgaaatgggctgttactgtgctgtatgtctacttttttttttaaaataaaaaaaaagtcgatagaaagctgatgttaatgccaacAAATGACGAGACATTTAAGTTTCTTTCCACATTCTACATGACTGCATTATTATGGGAATGTTGACTCTGCATTTTCCACTATCTGAGGGGTATTGGTTTGTGCATTCTTTAGAAATTTCTGCATCACCTTCTGTGAAGTTGGCTCTGTAATGTTGTGATCCTGTTTTCTGAGAATTTTTTCCCATCCTAGAGAGGCAAGTGACATTTTTCAGTTTGTTAGTGTCTAATACTCCAGTCATTTGCTTTTCCTCTTGTTACTTGAAGCCAACCTTGGACCAGCACTGCAAGCTGAGATTTTGTGCATTAACCTTTAGCATGGTTGCTCATTTACATTTAATGTCTCAAAGCTTTGCAGCTTGTTCGATAACATTTTGAGGGAACGAAAAGCTCCAAAATTTCAATACAcatttatttatagttttaatTCCAAGTGTTGTGCTTGAAATTAAACTCCCCTCCACTGGTCTGCAATACATATGAGCCAATTAAGTGCATGTTACAGATGTGTGCATATCtgtatttaaatattttccatcaaaacaaaatagatggaaatgttttatttataGTTTGTAGAGTGTAATGTGTTTTTGTCATTGATGCTCCAATTAAAAACTTGTAGGTTTGAGAAAGAGTAAGCCTCAGGTGATTATCCTTATGACTCCTCTCCAGTTTGTTTGGTAGTGATTGTCAGGATTTTGGTTCAGTCGCACTTTGGTTCTGATTCACAGACCTTCCCTGGCAACTGAGGAACTCTTAACACTGGTATGAAATGGGGTTTTGTGATATGACTGAATCTTTTCAAAAAGGTATTATAttttgaccattgtaatggttTATGACATTGTCAATTTGCAATCAGTATTATCCTTGTTCAAATGCAGCGTATGGTAACGGTTGAGAGCTGTATAGATGAACAATGATTGGAAGTTTTACAGATGAATAATTGAAAACTTTCTTTCATCTCTTACTAGATTAGACTGCATCACTTTTCCCACTGTTATACTTGCCACAGGTATTTTGGTTCCTTCAGAAACTGGCAATTATTTCATTGGTAATGTTTCACTCCATTCATTTCACTAACATCTGCTACTTGATGTCGGTTCAGAGTAAATTTCAATCAAGCCTTTGATTGTTCGGCTTGTTTCCTAAAAAACGACATGACTTTACTGGACACTAGGTTGTAGCACGAAATTGAGCATTACCGcaaatattcgagtataatgcggaaaaaaaaattctccccctttttcccctcaaaaatagtaGGGGGGGGGGCCGCATTATACACGGgagtaaaaatttttttttaaatttctgccaCTCGGGCCGGAGAGActcaggagggtgaggggaggggggggagtcatgagagacgccagcgcgactcaggcgggtgaggggagggggggggtcgtgAGAGATGACATCGCGAATCAGgcaggtgaagggaggggggctTGTGAGAGACGCCAGCGTGGCTCAGATAGGTGAGGGAAGGGTGGtcgagagagacagcagcgcgacgtGGGCAGGCGAGAAGctggagagacagcagcgcagctcaggcgggtgaggggagggggtcgtattatacacgggggtaaaaaTTTTCccctaaaaaaaaaatgggtggggtcgcattatacacggaacgcattatacacaaatatttacagtaGTTCCTTAATGGTCTTCCTTTTATGAAGCAAATAATCTGTTAGTGATAGCAGGTGTGTCAATGCAAAATTCTGAGGAAAGAttagaagaaaattcaaaatattaattCTAACCTACAGAAATGAACACTTTGATGAGAGCAGAAGGCTTCTGACATTGCAATGCTTCACTAGAGTGCCAGCCTTGATTCTGCACTTAATTGCCTAGAGTGAATTTAAATCCACAATCTCTGAGTCTTGTTCAGGATTGCTACTCACCAAGTTGGTAATCACACCATAAAGAAGGGACAGAGAAATTGGAATAAGGTCTACATTTGGAATTCAATCTTTGTGATAAACTTGGTTCTAATATCTTTCAAGAACTTGCCCCATAATCAGGATCGCCGATACATATCGGCAGAAATGTGAGATAGAAGGCAGTATTCAGTGGCCCTCAGTTCGAACACCAGAAATGTTTGTCATGTCACTCAACAGATGTTAATGGTTTCTGGCAATACCTCTGACTTAAATAGTGCATCTTTTACagaatggaggaaagggagaaggTGCATTGTATCCATAGGCTGGCTATAGGCAAAGATATACCATTGCGTAGACAGATGATACTGTTACAATTATCAGGCTGGCATTTAATATTGAGGGCCGAGTATATATTGCACTTGTGGGAAGGGGGAAGCAAggtttattttagtttttgttttATTGTGACTGATTTAACTGCTGAGAGCATTTACAAATGAACATATTTactttgtgtaattttttttggtgAAATGTAGAAGGGATAATTTAATTTTGAAGGTGATTATTGATCGTCACCTTTTTGACAACACAGGAATATATAGTTGGGTTAATAACTGCCAATGTGATTCTAGAGCATGTGATTCACCCTATGCATTTTTGTTTTGGATAGGAGTTtggtaaaatattgaaataattcaAGCCAATGCATTCAACATTACTTAGAGATGGGGGACCTGAGCAATGTTTTATGTGCGTTCCTCCTTTAGATCCTGATCTTTGAACCAGATGTAAATCATGATGGATTTATGAGCTTTCTCCTCAGGTCCTTCTCAGTTTTAATGTTTATGACTAGAAATTCTGCCATGTCAGTGTAattgccagcattttttttttgttaataaaatatttctTGGCCTACTTGAGAGCTCAATAATGAGACTTGATATAACCTTTTGAAAGCAAGTTTaccagaaaaatatttttaatcataGTGTGATTGGTCACTTTCTATTCAGACAAAATGTAACTACTATTTAGTTTATTAGTATAAGAATTAAGCCTGGTATTAATGAATGTCATTTTGTGAATGTCGAAGTTGCTGCATCAGGAACTGTTGGAAGGAGCATGAATATTTGAGCACATTTCCTGAATTGTCCCACTCTTTCCTTCCAGTTTATTTTTGACAAGTTTGGTTAGAATTTCTAGTCACAATGACTACCTTGGATGATAAGATCCTTGGAGAAAAGCTGCAATACTACTACAGCAGCAGTGACGATGAAGACAGTGATCGCGATGAAAATGAAGATAAGACCATCAAAAATCCTGTGATTTCTGGGGCTGCCGAGGTCAGAGAGCGGAGTGCAATTAACACAGGTACTGATTGAAAATAAAAAGCAGGTGAAACTGAGGTTGTCAGCGTATTCTGGATTAATTGTTgtaaaacactttttaaaaatctttcaaaCACTTTGTTATATCCTATGAGCCATTCTAGATTATGTCCAAAAAGTTTCAAACTAGCATGTTGCTCCAGTAATCATTTAAAACACAATGTTGAATTTCCAGAAAATAACTtctccattgtaaaaaaaaaaaaaatggtggaattACTCTGGATGTAGTTGTTTGGAGAAGCAATGTCGTATTTCAGGTCTTCCCCTGGAGCTTTAACTCGTCTCTCCACAGATGCAACCTGACAGGCAGAGTGTTTCAGTACTCCTATTTTAATGTTTCAGATCCATAAGCTTTCATTAGAATTTTTGATGTCAAGTTGATCTGCACATTAAAATGCTTCTCAGTACCCATAGGCAGGAACTTGTATGAGCCTGTGATAAACTGAATGCCAGACCTGTGTTATAGCCAGAGCAAGCAAAACATTGTTGACAAGAATTCAACATGGATGGACCACAGTTTTAGCCATTTGTTCTATATACCATTAGTTTCTTTCCACTCTGAGCTCATAGGTAGTAGCTTAGAAACTTGGGCAGTCTCCTTTGTTGCATTGTTCATTAATGTAGATTTGATCATTTTGAACTGCTCATCTCCATATTCGGAACAGCTTTTATTTTATTAATCAAAAACCTTGCCACTTTTATTCTTTTGTGTTTGATTAAAtgtggcatttttttaaaatggagactTTTGTTTTCTGAATTTTGCTGCAAGCCTCTTGAACCTGTTGTCAGATAATTGGGATCAACCAATATGTGTAGTCATTGGATCCCACTGCAGTTCATTGTCACAATGAGTTTAGTTtgtaaataaatttgcaaattaATGAACTGCCCGGCTCTTTAAAACATACTTAATGAAATGGCCTTTGATTGTAGATTTAGCTAAAATGAATTTTCCAAGCTACTTGTCAAAAGGATTTGTTAACCTCTTGAAATAATGGAGCTACATTTAATATaggttacagcacagaacaagcccttcagcccatgatttgtactgacctatgtaaacctactccacaacaatctagtcCAGTGgcactcaacctttttctttccactcacgtactacgttaagtaatccctatcccatgattagtaagggattgtttaaggtggtatgtgagtgggaagggaagtttgagaatcactgctgtagacccaattgttactgaaatattttgcttgagaaaaattagcctatttcctttggagttatgaaaccatgcacataacgagtcaattaggtatgattaaaacagtggtttccaaactttttctttctacccacatactaccttaagcgatcctttactaatcacagagcacccatgtcataggaaatatttaaagtgggatgtgagtggaaagaaaaaaagttgagaaccactgatctagtccTTCCGCACCTCATACCCATAAACCCTCTAttattcttacatccatgtgactcagagtcttttaaatgctcctattgtaccaatctccaccaccattcctggcaatgcattccaggcacccatcactctgtaaaaagaaaaaaaaacttgcctcttttgtccactcaccttaaacagatgtcctctagtatttgcaggaaaaaggtgcaggttGACCACGGTGGAAGCCCCCCCGTGATCTTGTATACCTCATACACATAGCATATTAATAATGCTCTCTTGATAGTTTCTAGATTGTGGTGCTGTGCTCTGTAACAATTTGTTGAATCTAACCATCCAGCTAGGGCTACTGTTTCTGTTTCAAAACCTGCCTTGTGTCGGGTCTCTCTGTGTACAGGCCCTAAAGGAGTTATAAATGATTGGCGCCGGTTCAAGCAGCTTCAAACCGAGCAACGTGCAGAGCAGCGGCGTGAAGTCCAGAGGCTCATCAAGAAGCTATCGATGAAGTGTAGATCTCAcctggatgaacagaaggaaatACAGAAGCAGAAGGTGGTCCAGGAGAAGATCAACGGAAAGGTTAATGTATATTCCAAGCTCAATCCAAAGCCAAGTGGAGCATTTGAAACAAGTCATAGAAGTGGGCGCTAAggcattaaaatctaatcaaaatgAAATATCTGCAGTGAAAGGTCACTGTTGTAGATTAAAATTCTGATTTTAAGGAGGATTTATTAATGAAGGTTGATCTACATTTAACATTTAGATTAAATGGGTTAACATAAAATGTACTTGAATGTCAAACTGAGCGGGATGGTTAGCATAGCAAAACTCTTTTTACAGTGCCACTAGCCCAGGTTCTCATCTACCATTGTCttttggagtttgtacattctcactgtgtctgtctgggtttcctcccatgaccCAAAGACACAAGGGCGGGGTCAGTAGGTTAACTGGTTGcaagtgtatttgggtggcacaggtttgagggccggaaaggcctgtaaCGTGCTACATCTCTAAATTAGGTTAAATGAAAAACCTAATTTTTTTTAACGGATATTCTAATTGGTTATTTATTGACAAATGCTTTAATTGCTTGCATTGTTACCAAGTGCCTGCTAGCAGTGGTCAGTCTAAATGAAACAAGTTGTGCCATAATGTTTTGCTAACTTTGCAGATGACGATGAAAGAGTGCAATATGTTGCGTGCACAGGATGATGAAGTGTTCTTGGAGCAGTACCGAAAGCAGCGAATGGAGGAGATGAAGGAACACCTGTACAGCGGAAAGCGCTTTGAACAGGTCTATGAGTTGACCAGCTCCCAGGACTTTCTAGACACAATCGATAAAGAGGAGAAGAAAACTCTCATCATTGTTCATATCTATGAAGACGAGCTGCCGGGCTGTGAGGCCATGAATGGGTGCCTGATATGTTTAGTCTCTGATTATCCGGTAGTGAAGTTCTGCAAGATTCGCAGCTCTGTGATCGGAGCCAGTGCAAGGTTCACTGACAATGCTCTCCCCGCTCTCCTGGTTTACAAGTGTGGTGACCTGATTGGTAACTTTGTGCGCATCACTGACCAGCTTGGATATGACTTTTTTGCTGTTGATGTGGAAGCATTTTTGCGAGAATATGGGGTGCTGCCGGAGAAAGATGTGGTGTCTCCCACATCCATTAAAAGTGCCTCAGTGTCTCGCAGCGATGATAGTGACCTGGACATTGACTGAGCTATAATCTTGTGGAGTGGTCCAGGGCAGTCAATGCTGCAGCTTAGTTTGTTTCCCGTGTCACTTCCCCACAGCCTGTCTTTGAATTAATTCATTATCTGGACTGCCAGTGGTGCTTCTTTATATTTACATTGATAAAAGTAAGCTGAGAATATTAATCAGATCAGCGCACACTTTTCTGGGTccaggtgattttttttgcctCTGTGACCCTGTAGGTTTAGACGTCAACTTTCCATTCCTCTTCCTTCCAACCAGCCCTTCTCTCCAGTCATCACACCTTGAATcattccaatattgtaaacagcAAATACTTGCTTTGGAATGGTTCTAAGTTGACACTGACAAAGTCAGGCTAAACACTGGAGCTGCGTGAAATGTACAGTTAGACTTGCACTGAGGTTTGCAAATAATGAAAATGAGAAAGCTAATTGAGTTTGTGACCATCTAATTTTATCTGCTCAAGTGTATTTTTCTGCAGCACTTTAAATGtatattccaattttttttctctgaattcaTCTTTATCAATAATATGTTTTTTCCCTCCAAAATTTTACTAGTTCAGATTTAAACCAATTGCTACATTTTCCAATGAGTTCTTGAACAAATCTGTCTGGATCAGAGGCTGCTTCTGCTTGTAAGGATATTCCTGGTTCTCTATTAGAGGGAACAAATTAAATCCTGACCCCAATTTTGCCATGTAACTCTAcctcctttgtttctgctctgccaATTTCTTGGTGCTTATTTGCAAGGCCCTAAATTGTAATGAATTTGTTTTGTAGTTTTCCACTAGTTTACATTCTGAAGCTGAAGAATTGCAAGCCATGTTTCACTGTTACCAAAAACACTTTATTTACTTTCTGCTAGTCATAATGAAGCAAGTTTGTTATATATTGTGTTTGTCCTGAAGATTTATGTAAATCTAAGCACCAATGTTAGCTGTACAGTGTTTTGTGAATTACTGGCATGGTAGCTGAGATTTTATAGGCtgttttaatatttccaaatgaaTAATAGTTATTGTTCATCAAGAAATGTCATTCCAACTTTTGTTATACTGCTCTTGAGACTGATAGCACTGCATTTTCAGTAATGATATTTGCAAAGGAAATGAATCACTATTTCCCACTGTTTCATAATCTAATAAAAAGGTAGTTAAATGAACAGCTTTGTTTTTAGTATCATTGCAGTGCTTTTGAAGTTTACAGACTCTGTCTAGTTTTCCTATGTTACCATATGCACTGGCACCAATATGAGGAGGATTTAAAGTTTATTTTCCAGCAATGTTTTACTCTTCAGCATGAGAAGGTACACAAGATGTTCCTTGGGCTCAACAACTTATCCAGAAGGGACTAGGGCAGAGGCAAAGAGATGACCCGATAGAGATGTATAAAACCAAGTCACAGATGGGTAGGTGGTCAGAATCATTTTCCTATGGGGTGTCTAAAACTTGACAGAattggtttaagatgagaggggagaggtTTAAAGGAAATCTGCAGGGTATCTTTTGCACGAAAAGTAGTtggtgtctggaatgagctgccagaggtagAAACAGGAAGGGCATAGATGGATATGGAATCAATGTAAGTGTTGAGTATGGACAGGCATGATAGTAGGTCCCTGCAGATAATTGTAGAACAGAAGGTCTTTGGAggacaggtacattgttccctgaaagtggatttGTAGATAGCATAGTGAAAAAGCTGTTTGGCATTACTGCCTTCACTGATCAGTACATTAGGTCCAGAAGATGGGATGTGATGTTACAAATCAATGAGATTGAATTTGGAGTACTGTTCGTTGTTTTCTAGGCTTGTGCAATCTAGCTAGTACCTCCGGCGTAGATCTGGTCTTCTgatcacaggaaggatgtcattaagctggaaagggtgcagaaaagattcatgaatgTGTTGTTAGGTTTGGAGGGCTTTTGTTGTAAGGTAAGGCTGGCACTTTCCTCCCTGGAGGGTAATTATGAGGGTCGTgaataggggaatctaaaactagaaggcttGGGATTAAGgcaaggaaagatttaaagaggaccAGAGGGACATAGATGGGGAATGTGGAACAGGatgctggaggaagtggtagagggatAGGGAAGTCTGAGAGAATGtggggccaaatgcaagcaaatgggatgagctcagcTTGTCATCTTGGTTGGAAAGGATAAAGTGGGCCAAAACCTGTTTTTTCTTAAAATTTCACAGCATCGTGATACACCTTCATGAGATCTGTTGGACTAGCCCAGTTTTGGTGAGAGGCAGCAGATAGACTCTCAGCTCTGGACCAAATAGTGTTGAGTTGTACAGTCCCACTGGGCCTTTGACGAGCTCTCTCAAAAATAAGATCTTCCAACAGCAATGTGGCAGTTTGATTGAAAATGACAATCTCTCTGGTTCAATGTTTGGACCACTTCCTCACTGTGTAATGGCTCAGACAAATATTCATCGCAATTTTCTTCAAATGTCAAGGAGAAAAAAAGCTTTAAATCATCTTCTCAGCTAGGATCTAGTTGTTCAAGAAGGCAACTTGTTCAGGAGCATGGCCTGATGGGGAAGGAAGAAGAAGTGTAATTCCATCATCCCCCAGTTGGACTAATAAATACCCgaattaaaatactttaaaaagtctTGAAAATTTGCTCTGAATTTGTCTGAATGCTAAAAGACTATAATGGCTGCTAATACAAAGAAGTCGAAAGCACAGATTCAGAAAAAACTTccttttaaaagtacagaagaaatgagccctacttaccaagtggaatccACAGAATTGATTGGACAGCCACCTAAGCAGCAGTGTACTCCAGCTCGTTTAAGTATTACCCCGGCGCCCTCGCAAGGTGGTGCTGGGCTTCCAATTTTTTCCTCTTATCTTGATCGGCGCACCCGCAATGTTGGGTGCGCTGTAGAATTGCTGGAGTCAATAGTGTCTGGCCCAACACACGATACCGCTGCGGGTCTGGTGGCATGGAGACCCGAGGCAGCGTGTCGGAAAATACACATGCGCGGGCCCCGGCGCTGCCAGGCATGCGCGGTGCATCTCGAGTATGCAATTTTTTGGACGGGGTCTGTCTGGTCTGTCAGCAAAGTCAGCTGACAGCGATCTGAACATGTTGGGTCTGGGTGTGCAGACCAGAAGCAAGGTAATGAAAATGACAGAATTAAAGGAACAACAAAGAAAAGCTTTTGGCCAaactgaagaaatggaagaagagtcgCTGACTGTTactgaagggaaggaagggaggccTCATGGAGAGACTAGTGATactacttttgatgctgtttttacaattttggaatctatagctcatcaaatgggtaatatgtcaacacaaatgtctactcagattgaccatggatttatgaatatgactgaaaaaataaataacatttgtgaagaagtttcttctgttGAGAGATATTTCTATCgttaaagctgatgttaatagatgcttgaatatggtggatacagttcaagacaattttaagaagatggaaggtgcctttcaagtttgtaaagaacaagtagatcgtaataaagaaaaaatagaagtggaagggaaattcagaagaaggacttattgaagaagatagactctttggaaaatcaaagccgctGGAATAATAGTGAAATATTCCTGAAGGAATTGAGGGTTTggatccaattaaaaaaaaaatgttaaaagtgGATCCCTGAAGGACTGGGATTGgaatttttttccagaaggtttggaattagatagagcacaTAGGGTCTTAAGAAGTAAACCTTATCCGGGTCAACCTCCATGAGCTTTTTTTATTCGTTGTTTACGGTACCAAGATAGGGAAACTATTTTGAGAGGAGCAGTCCAAAATGAACGCAGATATCAATCCCCTTTGATGGTACAAGGAAATAAGGTTtttttctatccggatttgagtcaagaaattattaaaaggcgtaaagaatttaattctgcttaAGAAGTGctttggaggaagggttataaattctcTTTTAGATgccctgcagttttgaagatcttttatggtaattttcaatcacaGTTTTTTGAGAGTGACCATGACgctttaatttttgccaattctttgccagacagggctactgaaagggattcttcacctaagaggaagacagctgataagaagaatggaaatgggaacgggAAGATAAATATGTTAAAgagcttgattgatattgatgatccggaacaagctttgggattgaattcattGGGGTTGTGAGCTGATTTAGACTTATAATTTTATAAGTCTGGTTGGGGGGATGGAGGTCACTGAAGCTTTCAGAAGTCGTCCGCCACCTGTGGgagggattttatttctttccacacccagttaagtggGAAGTTACTGCCTTTGTAGTTtccttttctaaaaaaaatcctttttattTGTGTAAATTTTACTTTGTTTAGAGAGGGGTTTAGTGTTTGTTTAATTTAGATTACTTAGCAAGGGGAGCTTCAAATTTTTTACTGGAGAAGGGTTTTTTGTGTGGATGGAAGGAATAGAAAGAaggtttttattttgttttattttattctgataaCAATGTCTAGTTTGAACTTTGCAACATTTAATATGCAGGGTTTAAATAACCCAATTAAATGAAAACTAGTTTTAGCttgtataaaaaagatgaaagttgatgttggttttttgcaggaaactcatttaactgaaagagaacatttgaaattgaagagggattgggttggttGTGTACTTTCATCTTCCTTTAATTCGAAAGCGAGAGGAGTGGCGATTCTGATccataagaaaataccatttgaacttgaatctttGGTGGAATCAGCTGGCCGAactttaatgattaattgtaaactcTTTGCTGAGTCATGatctttgttaaatgtgtatGCACCTAACATCGATGATGAACAATACACgtctgaagcttttttaactttaagtcaagctaaagaaaacattttgattgggggagattttaattgtgtattagataaatctccgaaaatTGTGAAAAAATCCAAAGCAGCGGTCCAATTGGTTTCTTTGTTGGAAACTTAAAACTTAATAGAgatttggagaaggttaaatcctactgagaaagatttttcattttattcctcgCGCCATgactcattttcaaggattgacttttttttgggTATTGAGCACATTTGCAATCAcattttattcaagctgaatataagattagaataatttctgatcatttATTGCTATTCATTTCTTGTGTTGGACCGGACGTTATTCAATCAACCTTTCGGTGGaggtttaatgtaatgttattcaaaaaaatggGTTTTTAGAGTGATTTCATTGATCAATGCTTCACGTCAGCAACCTGACGTCAGCGCATGTGTagttgctttagatgctgaaaaagcttttgatagggttgaatggaattttttatttaaaattttggagaaatataagtttggaccattttttattggttgggtgaaggcattatataaaaatcatGTAGCTagggtggcgacaaatggtcaaacctcttctttctttaaattatcgCATTCAACTCGTCAAGATTGTCCTCTGTTGCCAGCTCTATTTGCGTTGGTCATCAAACcgttagctcaagctattagacagaatgagaatattagaggtataaaGATAGTAGAtaatgaatacaagattaatctatttgtggatgttgttttgatatatttaactaacccGGAACGATCTTTATtttacttgcaagaatgtttagaacaaatTGGTGAATTATCAGGATACAAAGtgaactgggataaaagtgaaatattaccaatttctgaaggaaattacgaCCAGTGCCGACAAATTACTAAACTTCGtaggactgataaaattaagtatttagggataatgattgatgttaagattcaatcattgtataatttaaattacgtACCgctaatgagaaagattaaagctgatttgattaaatgtaaGGATTTACATTTGTCATTAATAGGtcaagtaaactgtattaagatgaatatctttccacgaatttagtatctttttcaatcgattccttgttctctttcaaaatctttttttcaagaCTCAAATAAAGTAGTCCAAGAATTTCTATGAAAGGGAAAACTAACAAGAGTAGCAatgcataaattgacttggaagtatgctttgggaggtttgcaattaccccattttcaaaattattatgaggcagctcaattaagatttatcaATCGTATATTAGATGTTTCGTGTCCCCCTAGTTGGGCAAGGGTAGAATTGGCCGGTATACTGGAAtcttgtccacatcaatttgtatttaaatggaattctgttttattacaaagaTACAGTGTACCGGTTTTGAAACACTTGTTAGGGATTTGGaccaaaaggaatttattaatagtctcaaaaggtaaaatatcagCTCAGGtaccaatatatcaaaataaattaattccttttacatggATTAATAGATTTTTAGGAAATTGGCAGATCAAAGGAATAAagttattgcaggattgttttgaagagggtaaatttttatcatttaagcaacttagagagaaatttgggaattctttgtttattatcaaattagagcattagtgaaagataattttggaaga
The Narcine bancroftii isolate sNarBan1 chromosome 1, sNarBan1.hap1, whole genome shotgun sequence genome window above contains:
- the pdcl gene encoding phosducin-like protein — translated: MTTLDDKILGEKLQYYYSSSDDEDSDRDENEDKTIKNPVISGAAEVRERSAINTGPKGVINDWRRFKQLQTEQRAEQRREVQRLIKKLSMKCRSHLDEQKEIQKQKVVQEKINGKMTMKECNMLRAQDDEVFLEQYRKQRMEEMKEHLYSGKRFEQVYELTSSQDFLDTIDKEEKKTLIIVHIYEDELPGCEAMNGCLICLVSDYPVVKFCKIRSSVIGASARFTDNALPALLVYKCGDLIGNFVRITDQLGYDFFAVDVEAFLREYGVLPEKDVVSPTSIKSASVSRSDDSDLDID